The Raphanus sativus cultivar WK10039 chromosome 2, ASM80110v3, whole genome shotgun sequence genome includes a region encoding these proteins:
- the LOC108839968 gene encoding receptor-like serine/threonine-protein kinase SD1-8, giving the protein MPPIFQVEGDPSSQQQSLVMTTNRGNFSRLRLGPEGIYEVYTWFPNHREWKLSWSVNDSCFWSRSCKSYSFCSEYTRPLCNCIEGFNQKLDNGWTGCTRGTNMSCSQDRFTTLHNMKLPNDRHDHEMWSGGLQIQVCEKYCLADCHCTAYAFMESRKGQGICVNWSGELEDMRNYTFGGHDLHVRIAAMDHGRTKNRNKIIGFSIGVSILLLLSFIIFRLWKRKQKQSIAIPNPGKSTTFIAFIYYICQDSIMKVVISSKRRTIGDIKTEDLELQLMDFEAIANSTNNFSNTNKLGKGGFGIVYKGTLLGGKEIAVKKLSKTSSQGTDEFENEVGLIARLQHINLVQLLGCCADKGEKLLIYEYLENLSLDSHLFDKSRRVKLNWQLRVDIANGVAKGLLYLHQDSRFRIIHRDLKVSNVLLDKNMIPKISDFGMARIFGRDETEVKTRKVVGTYGYMSPEYAMNGIFSVKSDVFSYGILLLEIISGKRSTGFYNSYGGLSLHGWVWRNWKEGKTLDIIDPIIIDSTSSSSTFKTHEASRYIHIGLLCVQDRAEDRPEMSSVTVMLGSETTTLPEPKQPAFCVGKGPLEPELSKQGDDEWTVNQITRSVIDAR; this is encoded by the exons ATGCCACCGATTTTTCAAGTAGAAGGTGACCCGAGTTCGCAACAGCAATCACTAGTAATGACAACCAACCGTGGGAACTTCTCGAGGTTGAGGTTAGGGCCAGAAGGAATCTATGAAGTTTACACGTGGTTCCCTAATCATCGAGAATGGAAATTATCATGGTCAGTAAATGATTCATGCTTCTGGAGTAGATCATGTAAATCGTACAGCTTCTGCTCCGAATACACAAGGCCCCTATGTAACTGTATCGAAGGATTTAATCAGAAGTTGGATAATGGGTGGACCGGATGTACGAGAGGGACTAATATGAGTTGCAGTCAAGATCGGTTTACTACACTACATAACATGAAACTGCCGAATGATAGACATGATCATGAGATGTGGAGTGGTGGTCTACAAATACAAGTCTGTGAGAAGTATTGCCTTGCAGATTGCCATTGCACCGCATATGCGTTCATGGAAAGCCGAAAAGGGCAGGGTATATGTGTGAATTGGTCTGGAGAGCTCGAAGATATGCGAAACTATACTTTCGGCGGTCATGACCTGCATGTCAGAATTGCAGCTATGGATCACGGA AGAAccaaaaacagaaataaaataataggtTTCAGTATTGGGGTGAGCATTTTGCTTCTTTTAAGCTTTATAATTTTCCGCTTATGGAAAAGGAAGCAGAAGCAATCAATAGCAATTCCAAATCCAGGTAAATCAACAACTTTCATTGcctttatttattatatct GCCAAGATTCGATAATGAAAGTGGTAATATCAAGCAAGAGACGAACAATAGGAGATATAAAAACAGAGGATCTAGAGCTTCAACTGATGGATTTTGAAGCTATAGCCAACTCAACAAACAATTTTTCTAACACCAACAAGCTTGGAAAAGGTGGTTTCGGTATTGTTTACAAG GGAACGTTACTTGGTGGGAAAGAAATTGCGGtaaagaaattatcaaaaacGTCTTCACAAGGGACAGATGAGTTTGAGAATGAGGTTGGACTCATTGCAAGGCTGCAGCATATTAACCTTGTCCAGCTTCTTGGTTGTTGCGCTGACAAGGGGGAGAAGTTGTTGATCTATGAATATTTAGAGAATCTAAGCCTTGATTCTCATCTCTTTG ACAAAAGCCGACGCGTCAAATTAAATTGGCAACTGAGAGTTGATATTGCAAATGGTGTTGCAAAAGGACTGTTATATCTTCACCAGGACTCACGGTTTAGGATCATCCATAGAGATTTGAAAGTAAGTAACGTTTTGCttgataaaaatatgattcCAAAGATCTCTGACTTTGGCATGGCTAGGATTTTTGGACGGGATGAGACAGAAGTTAAAACCCGGAAGGTGGTTGGAACTTA TGGCTACATGTCTCCGGAATATGCAATGAATGGGATATTCTCGGTGAAATCAGATGTCTTCAGTTACGGGATCTTACTTCTTGAGATTATAAGTGGCAAGAGGAGTACAGGATTTTACAACTCATATGGTGGCCTTAGTCTCCACGGTTGG GTGTGGAGGAACTGGAAGGAAGGAAAAACGCTAGACATCATAGATCCAATCATAATAGATTCTACGTCGTCATCGTCAACGTTCAAGACACATGAAGCCTCAAGATACATACATATTGGTCTCTTGTGTGTTCAAGACCGTGCTGAAGACAGACCAGAGATGTCGTCTGTAACGGTGATGCTTGGAAGCGAAACTACGACTCTTCCTGAGCCGAAACAGCCAGCGTTTTGCGTTGGGAAAGGTCCTCTTGAGCCTGAACTAAGTAAACAGGGTGACGATGAGTGGACAGTGAACCAAATCACTCGCTCCGTTATTGACGCTCGGTAA
- the LOC108830569 gene encoding S-locus-specific glycoprotein S13-like, with translation MSGKITIFFIILVHPLSSTSLPYDVLLSLEKNETLASPGDVFELGFFKPAIISNWYLGIWLKQDPNRTALWVANRNRPLLGSQGTLIVSNSNLFLLDRDNNHVWSTNIKVTLRPQVVVKLLENGNLVVKENTTETNRFDFPGDCLIPQMKLRAGTGKYTSILD, from the coding sequence ATGAGTGGCAAAATTACAATCTTCTTCATTATACTTGTTCATCCTCTGTCTTCTACTTCTTTGCCTTACGACGTTCTGTTGTCACTCGAGAAAAATGAGACCCTTGCATCTCCTGGAGATGTCTTCGAGCTCGGTTTCTTCAAACCTGCTATAATTTCCAACTGGTATCTTGGTATCTGGTTGAAGCAAGACCCCAACAGAACCGCTTTATGGGTCGCCAACAGAAATCGTCCTCTTCTCGGATCCCAAGGAACCCTCATAGTCTCCAACAGTAACCTCTTTCTCTTGGATCGAGATAACAATCATGTCTGGTCAACGAATATAAAAGTGACTTTAAGGCCTCAGGTTGTGGTGAAGCTTCTCGAAAATGGTAACTTGGTGGTGAAGGAGAACACAACCGAGACGAATCGTTTCGATTTTCCCGGTGACTGTCTAATCCCACAAATGAAGCTGCGCGCTGGAACGGGCAAATATACTTCGATCCTGGACTAG